A genomic window from Candidatus Pelagisphaera phototrophica includes:
- a CDS encoding acyl carrier protein translates to MSDISKEEKIIGQLRGILEESSTTEPDWDNFGRNSTIESLGLDSLTILDLLYDIEEEIGVHLEAKEVLSITTLGELVDLLIKNGA, encoded by the coding sequence ATGAGCGACATTTCAAAAGAAGAAAAAATCATCGGGCAGCTTCGAGGCATTCTCGAAGAATCCTCTACCACAGAACCGGATTGGGATAATTTCGGTCGAAATTCGACGATCGAATCCCTCGGGCTCGATTCTCTCACCATCCTCGATTTACTCTACGATATCGAGGAGGAAATTGGAGTCCATTTGGAGGCAAAGGAAGTTCTCAGCATTACTACGCTTGGAGAACTCGTCGATTTGCTCATCAAAAACGGCGCTTGA
- a CDS encoding lysophospholipid acyltransferase family protein, protein MKHLRHLIEYGLFRVVLFLFDSLPYTFTCKVARGTANVWWVFDRKRQIVGRDNVIRSGIESDPKKARAIAKKAAHHMAIVVVESLRSTDFLSDEDTTDNIVLDIKPDVLAVMQDPEQSLIIASGHFGNWEVAGHWVSRFKPVAGITRAMNNPLIESMVKKRKSRFRFRPIPKHDSNTGRFLEVLENKEFLALLFDQHAGDYGMMIDFFGHPASTFKTPAMLHLVTRTPLCFASCRRIGPRKFEISTSNLIHQPRSGNKNEDLRGILGSLNRDLEAAIRKDPTQYLWGHRRWRD, encoded by the coding sequence TTGAAACACCTTCGGCATCTCATCGAGTATGGCTTGTTCCGAGTCGTACTTTTTCTCTTCGATTCCCTCCCCTACACGTTCACTTGTAAAGTGGCTCGCGGCACTGCCAATGTATGGTGGGTATTTGACCGCAAACGCCAGATAGTGGGACGCGACAATGTCATTCGCAGCGGGATTGAGTCCGATCCCAAGAAGGCTCGAGCCATCGCGAAAAAGGCGGCTCACCACATGGCCATTGTCGTCGTAGAGTCTCTTCGTTCTACAGATTTCCTAAGCGATGAAGATACCACTGATAACATCGTGCTCGACATAAAGCCAGATGTGCTTGCCGTGATGCAGGATCCCGAGCAGAGCCTCATTATTGCATCAGGACACTTTGGGAATTGGGAAGTCGCTGGACATTGGGTCTCTAGGTTCAAGCCTGTGGCGGGTATCACCCGAGCCATGAACAATCCGCTCATTGAGTCCATGGTCAAGAAAAGGAAGTCCCGGTTCCGGTTTCGCCCAATCCCCAAACACGATAGCAATACGGGTCGATTTCTTGAGGTTCTCGAAAATAAAGAATTCCTTGCCCTCCTATTCGATCAGCACGCGGGCGACTATGGAATGATGATCGATTTCTTTGGTCATCCGGCGTCCACTTTTAAGACCCCGGCCATGTTGCACCTGGTCACCCGCACGCCACTTTGCTTCGCCTCCTGCCGCCGTATTGGACCGAGGAAATTCGAGATCTCCACCTCAAACCTAATCCACCAGCCACGCAGTGGGAACAAGAACGAAGATCTCAGAGGAATCCTGGGCAGCTTGAATCGTGACCTAGAGGCCGCCATCCGCAAAGACCCCACCCAGTATCTTTGGGGACATCGGCGCTGGCGGGACTAA
- a CDS encoding N-acetyltransferase family protein, with the protein MSEAHRGKGVGTGFLGRTISDCSRLGIEIIVAILLGSNAPSINLLLKFGFEEWGRLSGNAEIDANRYDHTYMGKRLWEGLSPASADVPKDTGWGLCGWRPLGHDSSCPGFL; encoded by the coding sequence ATTTCAGAAGCGCATCGAGGCAAGGGAGTTGGTACCGGGTTCCTCGGGCGAACGATCTCAGATTGTTCCCGTCTGGGTATCGAGATAATCGTCGCCATATTGCTCGGATCCAATGCTCCGAGCATCAACCTATTACTGAAATTCGGATTTGAAGAGTGGGGACGACTCTCTGGGAACGCTGAAATCGATGCCAATCGATACGATCACACCTATATGGGAAAAAGGTTGTGGGAGGGGCTTAGTCCCGCCAGCGCCGATGTCCCCAAAGATACTGGGTGGGGTCTTTGCGGATGGCGGCCTCTAGGTCACGATTCAAGCTGCCCAGGATTCCTCTGA
- a CDS encoding acyl-CoA desaturase has product MRIQNWGTFGTIAGYHVALFTLLPFIISDFNFATFVIYFVTFVLSGFAITAAYHRLFAHKTYDANPFYEWFWLIMSMLSGQMSALSWSNDHRIHHSHVDTEKDPYNINRGFWFAHVGWLFARKPIPINDRIVGDLLKNKRVMFQHNHYGKLFLLVNGTVFALGCLFMSPLASFVGCVLLRIFTIHHCTWFINSLAHIWGSRTYSKEQTAADNALLAVVTFGEGYHNYHHAIANDYRNGIRWYHFDPTKWLIWTSSKIGLVKNLRWVNNIRIQQTLVKNDKQLLLERIRDEFDEGAQEVRHKLEEMSKQFEGKAAELAKAYRELKVATEERRQVLLLEIKELRKELRTAWKNWVSLTELTEKQYALA; this is encoded by the coding sequence ATGCGTATACAAAACTGGGGAACCTTTGGCACGATAGCGGGCTATCACGTCGCGCTTTTCACTCTGCTACCATTCATTATTAGCGATTTCAACTTCGCGACTTTCGTAATCTACTTCGTGACTTTTGTTCTCTCTGGGTTCGCGATTACTGCCGCCTATCATCGCTTGTTTGCCCACAAAACTTATGACGCGAACCCGTTCTACGAGTGGTTTTGGCTCATAATGTCGATGCTCTCGGGTCAAATGTCCGCCTTGAGCTGGTCCAATGACCACCGCATCCACCACAGCCACGTGGACACGGAGAAAGATCCCTACAATATTAACCGAGGATTCTGGTTCGCTCACGTCGGCTGGCTTTTCGCCAGAAAGCCCATTCCAATCAATGATCGAATCGTCGGTGATCTTTTGAAAAACAAACGAGTCATGTTTCAGCACAACCACTACGGGAAGCTGTTTCTGCTCGTAAATGGGACTGTATTCGCTCTCGGCTGCCTATTCATGTCTCCGCTGGCTTCCTTTGTCGGTTGCGTGCTGCTTCGTATTTTTACGATTCACCATTGCACTTGGTTCATCAATTCATTGGCCCACATCTGGGGCTCGCGCACTTACTCTAAGGAACAGACAGCGGCAGACAACGCCCTGCTAGCCGTAGTGACTTTCGGTGAAGGATACCACAACTACCACCACGCGATCGCCAATGACTACCGCAACGGTATCCGCTGGTACCATTTTGACCCTACCAAATGGCTGATCTGGACCTCGTCCAAGATCGGTCTCGTAAAGAACCTCCGTTGGGTGAACAACATTCGCATCCAGCAAACCTTGGTCAAAAACGACAAGCAGTTGCTTCTGGAGCGTATTCGAGATGAATTTGACGAAGGTGCGCAAGAGGTGCGTCACAAGCTTGAGGAGATGTCGAAGCAGTTTGAGGGGAAGGCCGCTGAATTGGCCAAAGCCTACCGTGAACTGAAAGTGGCGACAGAAGAACGCCGCCAAGTATTGCTGCTCGAAATCAAGGAACTGCGCAAAGAGCTACGAACTGCCTGGAAAAACTGGGTATCTCTTACTGAGCTAACTGAAAAGCAATACGCGTTGGCGTAG
- a CDS encoding AAA family ATPase — translation MIEDVPGVGKTTLTYVFAKSLDCQFNRIQFTIDILPSGILGVSIYKGSDNQFEFFKGPVFSSIVLAEEINRASPKSQYALLEALERGLVTIDGASRPIKP, via the coding sequence TTGATCGAAGACGTGCCGGGCGTTGGTAAAACCACCCTCACCTACGTCTTTGCAAAGTCGCTCGACTGCCAATTCAACCGCATCCAATTTACCATTGATATTCTGCCATCAGGCATCCTTGGTGTCTCCATTTACAAAGGATCCGATAATCAGTTCGAGTTTTTCAAGGGTCCTGTCTTCTCCAGCATCGTACTCGCCGAAGAGATTAACCGGGCCTCCCCTAAATCTCAATACGCCCTGCTCGAAGCTCTGGAGCGAGGTTTGGTAACGATCGATGGCGCCTCGCGTCCGATCAAACCGTGA